From the Paramormyrops kingsleyae isolate MSU_618 chromosome 7, PKINGS_0.4, whole genome shotgun sequence genome, one window contains:
- the LOC111841872 gene encoding protein CutA homolog isoform X1 yields MAFVGGAKMERYHRESISQPFFRPGLLVICLVVVFTMVMYPALRTLGFQLHSALTGSYIPGHHSIILINCPNKQIARGIGRILMEGKLAASINILPESSIMYYWKGEIQDATEIILFAQTRTSKVQKLIEKVKSVHPYDIPEILSFPVEYGSLPYLKWIDEAVPAD; encoded by the exons ATGGCATTTGTCGGGGGTGCAAAAATGGAGCGTTATCACAGAGAATCTATTAGTCAGCCGTTCTTCCGTCCAGGATTATTAGTAATTTGCTTG GTGGTGGTATTTACCATGGTGATGTACCCTGCCCTGAGGACTCTGGGATTTCAGTTGCACTCAGCACTGACAGGCAGTTATATACCAGGCCATCACTCCATTATACTTATCAATTGTCCCAACAAGCAAATCGCCAGAGGCATTGGCAG GATCTTAATGGAGGGGAAACTGGCTGCCTCGATCAACATTTTGCCTGAAAGCTCCATCAT GTACTACTGGAAAGGTGAAATCCAAGATGCCACAGAAATCATTTTG TTCGCACAGACTCGCACTTCCAAGGTCCAGAAGCTTATAGAGAAAGTTAA ATCAGTTCACCCATATGATATTCCTGAGATCCTGAGCTTCCCAGTGGAATATGGGAGTCTGCCATACCTGAAATGGATCGATGAAGCTGTTCCTGCGGACTAA
- the LOC111841872 gene encoding protein CutA homolog isoform X2, which translates to MVMYPALRTLGFQLHSALTGSYIPGHHSIILINCPNKQIARGIGRILMEGKLAASINILPESSIMYYWKGEIQDATEIILFAQTRTSKVQKLIEKVKSVHPYDIPEILSFPVEYGSLPYLKWIDEAVPAD; encoded by the exons ATGGTGATGTACCCTGCCCTGAGGACTCTGGGATTTCAGTTGCACTCAGCACTGACAGGCAGTTATATACCAGGCCATCACTCCATTATACTTATCAATTGTCCCAACAAGCAAATCGCCAGAGGCATTGGCAG GATCTTAATGGAGGGGAAACTGGCTGCCTCGATCAACATTTTGCCTGAAAGCTCCATCAT GTACTACTGGAAAGGTGAAATCCAAGATGCCACAGAAATCATTTTG TTCGCACAGACTCGCACTTCCAAGGTCCAGAAGCTTATAGAGAAAGTTAA ATCAGTTCACCCATATGATATTCCTGAGATCCTGAGCTTCCCAGTGGAATATGGGAGTCTGCCATACCTGAAATGGATCGATGAAGCTGTTCCTGCGGACTAA